The Streptomyces sp. NL15-2K genome contains a region encoding:
- a CDS encoding NADH-quinone oxidoreductase subunit B → MGLEEKLPSGFLLTTVEQAAGWVRKSSVFPATFGLACCAIEMMTTGAGRYDLARFGMEVFRGSPRQADLMIVAGRVSQKMAPVLRQVYDQMPNPKWVISMGVCASSGGMFNNYAIVQGVDHIVPVDIYLPGCPPRPEMLMDAILKLHQKIQTSKLGVNAEEAAREAEEAALKALPTIEMKGLLR, encoded by the coding sequence ATGGGACTCGAAGAAAAGCTGCCGAGCGGCTTTCTGCTGACCACCGTCGAGCAGGCCGCGGGCTGGGTGCGCAAGTCGTCCGTCTTCCCCGCCACCTTCGGCCTCGCCTGCTGCGCCATCGAGATGATGACCACCGGCGCCGGCCGCTACGACCTGGCGCGCTTCGGCATGGAGGTCTTCCGCGGCTCGCCGCGCCAGGCGGACCTGATGATCGTCGCCGGCCGGGTCAGCCAGAAGATGGCGCCGGTGCTGCGGCAGGTCTACGACCAGATGCCGAACCCCAAGTGGGTGATCTCCATGGGCGTGTGCGCCTCCTCGGGCGGCATGTTCAACAACTACGCCATCGTCCAGGGCGTCGACCACATCGTCCCGGTCGACATCTACCTGCCCGGCTGCCCGCCACGGCCCGAGATGCTGATGGACGCGATCCTCAAGCTCCATCAGAAGATCCAGACCTCCAAGCTCGGCGTGAACGCCGAGGAAGCGGCCCGCGAGGCGGAGGAGGCGGCGCTCAAGGCCCTGCCGACGATCGAGATGAAGGGGCTGCTGCGGTGA
- a CDS encoding C40 family peptidase: MSHTAHIRSHRKPRRSASTIAMRAGVAGGVLSTLAAAGASGAANAAEPVTQTLELPTLTADMSAQVAESAAATQQAAANYQLQAERDAAAAKAAKQAKADLAEAKQKAEAKKKAAQEAARKAAAERASRSAERATLSASVSASTSTSTSTATGSAADIVSFVQAQVGDAYVLGSSGPSSWDCSGLVQAAFKQVGIDLPRVSQDQSTAGTQVSLDNLLPGDILYWGSAGSAYHVAVYIGDGKFVGAQNPSTGVAEKSLSYDPPTGAVRVL; the protein is encoded by the coding sequence ATGTCCCACACCGCTCACATACGCAGCCACCGGAAACCCCGCCGCAGCGCGTCGACCATCGCGATGCGGGCCGGAGTTGCCGGTGGCGTTCTCAGCACCCTGGCAGCGGCCGGGGCGTCCGGTGCGGCGAACGCGGCCGAGCCGGTGACGCAGACCCTTGAACTGCCGACCCTGACGGCCGACATGTCCGCCCAGGTCGCCGAGTCCGCCGCCGCCACACAGCAGGCCGCGGCGAACTACCAGCTGCAGGCCGAGCGTGACGCGGCCGCCGCGAAGGCCGCGAAGCAGGCCAAGGCGGACCTCGCCGAGGCGAAGCAGAAGGCCGAGGCCAAGAAGAAGGCCGCTCAGGAGGCCGCCCGCAAGGCCGCCGCCGAGCGCGCCTCCCGCAGCGCCGAGCGGGCCACGCTGTCCGCCTCCGTCTCCGCGAGCACCAGCACGAGCACGTCCACGGCCACCGGTTCGGCCGCCGACATCGTGAGCTTCGTGCAGGCGCAGGTCGGTGACGCCTACGTCCTCGGCTCCAGCGGACCGAGCTCCTGGGACTGCTCCGGCTTGGTCCAGGCCGCCTTCAAGCAGGTCGGCATCGACCTGCCGCGCGTCTCGCAGGACCAGTCGACCGCCGGCACGCAGGTGTCGCTGGACAACCTCCTGCCGGGCGACATCCTGTACTGGGGCAGCGCGGGCAGCGCGTACCACGTGGCGGTGTACATCGGCGACGGCAAGTTCGTCGGCGCGCAGAACCCGTCTACGGGCGTGGCCGAGAAGTCGCTCTCCTACGACCCGCCGACCGGCGCGGTGCGGGTGCTCTGA
- a CDS encoding NADH-quinone oxidoreductase subunit D: MSTQSASARETTEGTVYTVTGGDWDEVVQSAARADDERIVVNMGPQHPSTHGVLRLILEIEGETVTEARCGIGYLHTGIEKNLEYRTWTQGTTFVTRMDYLTSFFNETAYCLAVEKLLGIEDQIPDRATLIRVLLMELNRLSSHLVCIATGGMELGATTIMIYGFRDREMILDIYELITGLRMNHAYIRPGGLAQDLPPGAVDHIREFVKKMKKNLPEYDKLATGNPIFKARMQDVGYLDLSGCMALGATGPILRSTGLPHDLRKTQPYCGYETYDFDVPTADTCDSYGRFLIRLEEMRQSLRIVEQCLDRLQPGPVMVTDKKIAWPAQLALGPDGLGNSLDHIKKIMGTSMEALIHHFKLVTEGFRVPPGQAYAAVESPKGELGVHAVSDGGTRPYRVHFRDPSFTNLQAMAAMCEGGQVADVIVAVASIDPVMGGVDR, from the coding sequence GTGAGCACGCAGTCAGCATCCGCCCGTGAGACCACGGAAGGCACCGTCTACACGGTCACCGGTGGCGACTGGGACGAGGTCGTCCAGTCCGCGGCCCGCGCCGACGACGAGCGCATCGTCGTCAACATGGGACCGCAGCACCCCTCCACCCACGGTGTGCTCCGCCTGATCCTGGAGATCGAGGGCGAGACCGTCACCGAGGCACGCTGCGGCATCGGCTATCTGCACACCGGCATCGAGAAGAACCTCGAGTACCGCACGTGGACGCAGGGCACCACCTTCGTCACGCGCATGGATTACCTGACGTCCTTCTTCAACGAGACCGCCTACTGCCTCGCCGTCGAGAAACTCCTCGGCATCGAGGACCAGATCCCCGACCGCGCCACGCTCATCCGGGTGCTCCTGATGGAGCTGAACCGGCTGTCCTCCCACCTGGTGTGCATCGCCACCGGCGGCATGGAACTCGGCGCCACCACGATCATGATCTACGGATTCCGTGATCGTGAAATGATTCTCGACATCTACGAGCTCATCACGGGTCTCAGGATGAACCACGCGTACATCCGCCCCGGCGGACTCGCCCAGGACCTGCCGCCCGGCGCGGTGGACCACATCCGCGAGTTCGTGAAGAAGATGAAGAAGAACCTCCCGGAGTACGACAAGCTCGCCACCGGGAACCCCATCTTCAAGGCCCGCATGCAGGATGTCGGCTATCTCGACCTGTCCGGCTGCATGGCCCTCGGCGCGACCGGCCCGATCCTGCGCTCCACAGGCCTGCCGCACGACCTGCGCAAGACGCAGCCCTACTGCGGCTACGAGACGTACGACTTCGACGTCCCCACCGCCGACACCTGCGACTCCTACGGCCGCTTCCTGATCCGGCTGGAGGAGATGCGCCAGTCCCTCAGGATCGTCGAGCAGTGCCTGGACCGGCTGCAGCCCGGCCCGGTCATGGTCACCGACAAGAAGATCGCCTGGCCCGCTCAGCTCGCGCTGGGACCCGACGGACTGGGCAACTCCCTCGACCACATCAAGAAGATCATGGGCACCTCCATGGAGGCCCTGATCCACCACTTCAAGCTGGTCACCGAGGGCTTCCGCGTCCCGCCGGGACAGGCGTACGCGGCCGTCGAGTCGCCCAAGGGCGAGCTAGGGGTGCACGCCGTGTCCGACGGCGGCACCCGCCCCTACCGG
- a CDS encoding NADH-quinone oxidoreductase subunit C gives MSDANDANGVNPEKDLSASNLPGQRGQGGEEIRVQRGMFGANNGGDTSGYGGLVRSVRLPGPASRPYGGWFDEVADELEGALEEQGLLPENAIERTVVDRDELTFHIEREHLLRVARTLRDDPALRFELCTGVSGVHYPNDKGRELHAVYHLRSITHNRLIRIEVSAPDTDRHIPSLVSVYPTNDWHERETYDFFGIVFDGHPALTRIMMPDDWQGHPQRKDYPLGGIPVEYKGAQIPAPDQRRSYS, from the coding sequence GTGAGCGACGCGAACGACGCCAACGGCGTGAACCCCGAGAAGGACCTCTCGGCCTCCAACCTCCCCGGCCAGCGCGGCCAGGGCGGCGAGGAGATCCGCGTCCAGCGCGGCATGTTCGGCGCCAACAACGGCGGCGACACCTCCGGCTACGGCGGCCTCGTCCGCTCGGTCCGACTCCCGGGACCGGCGAGCCGTCCCTACGGGGGGTGGTTCGACGAGGTCGCCGACGAACTCGAGGGCGCGCTGGAGGAACAGGGCCTGCTCCCCGAGAACGCGATCGAGAGGACGGTCGTCGACCGCGACGAACTCACCTTCCACATCGAACGTGAGCACCTGCTGCGTGTCGCCCGTACCCTGCGCGACGACCCCGCCCTGCGCTTCGAGCTGTGCACGGGCGTGAGCGGAGTCCATTACCCGAACGACAAGGGCCGCGAGCTGCACGCCGTCTACCACCTGCGCTCGATCACCCACAACCGGCTGATCCGCATCGAGGTCAGCGCTCCCGACACCGACCGGCACATCCCGTCGCTGGTCTCCGTCTATCCCACGAACGACTGGCACGAGCGCGAGACCTACGACTTCTTCGGCATCGTCTTCGACGGTCACCCCGCCCTGACGCGGATCATGATGCCGGACGACTGGCAGGGCCACCCGCAGCGCAAGGACTACCCCCTCGGCGGCATCCCCGTCGAGTACAAGGGCGCCCAGATCCCGGCTCCGGACCAGCGGAGGTCGTACTCGTGA
- a CDS encoding NADH-quinone oxidoreductase subunit A, which yields MNAYAPILVLGALGAGFAIFSVVMATLIGPKRYNRAKLEAYECGIEPTPTPAGGGRFPIKYYLTAMLFIIFDIEIVFLYPWAVTFDALGVFGLVEMLLFVLTVFVAYAYVWRRGGLEWD from the coding sequence GTGAACGCGTATGCGCCCATCCTCGTACTGGGAGCCCTCGGGGCAGGCTTTGCGATCTTCTCCGTGGTCATGGCCACGCTGATCGGTCCGAAGCGGTACAACCGGGCCAAGCTCGAGGCCTACGAGTGCGGTATCGAGCCGACCCCCACGCCGGCCGGCGGTGGGCGTTTCCCCATCAAGTACTACCTGACGGCGATGCTCTTCATCATCTTCGATATCGAGATCGTCTTCCTCTACCCCTGGGCCGTCACCTTCGACGCCCTGGGTGTTTTCGGGCTCGTGGAGATGCTGCTCTTCGTGCTCACCGTCTTCGTCGCGTACGCGTACGTATGGCGGCGCGGCGGCCTGGAATGGGACTGA